The following DNA comes from Polycladomyces subterraneus.
GACCTGGGCGTACCGATGGCCGACGCGTCGGACGGTTCCTGTTGCGACGGACTGACCGAGAACGGCCCCAATCGCAACAGAGGCGCCGAATCCACATTGGCCTATTTGATCACGGAAGCGATTTTCCATCAAACCATGGAGGGGGATGACGATGAGTGTGCTGACGAACAAAGCTAACGCGATCGCTAAGCATGTGTTTCGGGAGTACGACATACGGGGAGTCGTCGGCGAAGAAATCCACGAGTCATTCGCCTACTGGTTAGGTCGGGCGTTTGCCCGCCGGGTGCGCGAAGAAGGCCAACGAACGGTGGTCGTCGGCCGCGACAACCGGCAGAGTTCGCCCGCGCTTGCCCGTGCAGTCGCCGCGGGCCTGAGCGACGAACAGTGTGAAGTGCTGGATATTGGGGAAGTCACCTCGCCGATCTTCTACTTCAGCCTCGAACATCTCGATGTACCATCCGGCATCATGATCACAGCGAGCCACAACCCTCCCAACGAGAACGGATTCAAAGTGGCGCAGAACAAGACGACCCTGTTCGGCAAATCAGTAAAAAACCTGTACAATGAAATGGTGGCTGTAGCCGAAGAAACCGGCCCCAAACCGGTCATTCGGCAGGATGCTCCGACGAAGGCAGTCGACATTCGCACGCCGTACCTCAACATGTTGCAACAAAAGATCCAACTGGGCGACCGCAAATTAAAAGTGGTCGTGGACTGTGGTAACGGCACCGCGTCTTCGTTTGCGCCGGAGGCACTGAAGCGTTGGGGATGTGAAGTCGTGCCCCTGTACTGCACGTCGGACCCGACGTTCCCAAACCACCATCCAGACCCCGTCGACCCGGATAACCTCAAGGATCTCATCCGAGTGGTCAAAGAAACAGGCGCGGATCTCGGGATCGCATTTGACGGTGATGGCGACCGTCTCGGTGTGGTGGACGAAACAGGCTGCATCCGCTGGGGAGACCAGTTGATGATCCTTTACTGGCGTGAAATTCTCCCCAAATACCCGGGATGTGATGCATTCGTTGAAGTCAAATGTTCGCAGGCGCTGGTCGAAGAAATCAAACGACTTGGTGGCAAGCCCCAGTTCCACCGCACGGGTCACTCGCATATCAAAGCGACTCTGCGCAGGACGAACGCGCCGTTTGCAGGGGAAATGTCGGGGCACCTGTTCTTCAACGATGAGTACTATGGCTTTGACGATGCGCTGTATGCCGCGGGGCGGCTTTTGCGGATCCTGTCTCGGGACACGCGGCCACTCTCCGCATTGTTTGCTGATGTCCCGCAGTACCACGCAACACCTGAGACGCGCGTTACCTGCGAAGAATCGCAAAAGTCGTTGGTGATCGAGCAGGTGAAGGAGCACTTCGCGAAGCGGTATCCGATTGTCGACGTTGACGGTGCACGTATCCAGTTCCCGTCCGGGTGGGCGTTGGTGCGCAGTTCAAACACGCAGCCCATTCTCGTGTTGCGGGCTGAAGCGGACAGCGCCGAGAGCTTGGAGGAGATTAAGCGCGAAGTGGCGGACGTCGTGCGTTCTTGCGGCATCACCTCTACTATCCCGTGGTAATGCCGCGGCATGCACAGTGGACAACCTTGGATAGGGGTGGAACCGATGAACCCATGTGAACCTGTCAAATTTACCCCCATCGCTGTGCCGCGGATCTGGGGTGGACACACGCTGAAAACTTGGTTCGGCACCGATACCAACCAACCGATTGGCGAATACTGGGTAGTTTCCAGCCATCCACATGGCACGAGCGTCGTCGAACAGGGGGCGTTTCAAGGCAATACGTTGAGCGATTTGGTGCGGGAACATCCAGAAGCATACCTCGGCGACAGCCCGCAACCGCGGTTCCCGCTCCTGATTAAGTTTATCGAGGCAGCACAAGATCTGTCCGTTCAAGTGCATCCGGACGATGAGTACGCGCGCAGGGTGGAGTCGGACTTCGGTAAGACCGAGGCGTGGTACGTGCTGGATTGCCCGGATGATGGGCGCGTCATCTACGGTCATCACTTCAAGTCGCGCCAAGAGTATATGCAGGCTGTCGAAGAGAAACGCGTAAAATCGTATCTTGAGTACGTGCCGATTTCGCCGGGGCGGCTGGTGTTTGTTCCTTCGCGGACGATGCACGCGCTGTTGGCCGGTACGGTAGTGCTCGAGATCCAGCAAACCTCCGACGTGACGTACCGCGTCTATGATTGGGATCGTGTGGACGAACACGGACGGAGTCGTGAGTTGCACGTAGAGAAAGCAGCCGATGTCCTGCAGTACGGTTCGCAGCCTAACCCCTTCCCGGCAGCACAGGAAATTCCCGCGGCAGCCGGCATGCGAGGGTCTCGCTTGGCTGCTTGCCCGTATTTCACCATTGACAAGTGGAACTTGCAGTCTGGACGGCACTCCTTTGTGCACGGGCGCAAGGGCAATCCGGACATCGTGATTGTGACGGGCGGCCAAGGTAGTCTGCACTGGCCTGACGGTGACATGCCACTGCGTCGCGGAGATGCCGTAATCGTCCCCGCCACGTTGTCCGACTACGCAGTATCCTGTGTGGGTGAGATGGAGCTCATTCGCGTGTTTTATTAAGGGCAAGCGAGAAAACCCAGCCCTTCAGGTTGGGATAGTAGCGAACATCGGACGCGGGAAGGCTGCAGCCCTCCCGCAAGTCCGACAGCATTTTGGCACAATCAAGTCAAGCAGTGGAAAACATTTAAAACGACTATGCGAGGAAAACTCGTGAAAAGATGGATATGGGTTGCCACGCCAGATGAAGCGAGAAGCCCACGGCAACCAAAGGGAGTGCCTCTGGCATTTCAGCCGTGTGGGGCGAGCCACTAATCGGAACCCTAGATAGGCATACCAATGGGCGTGATTCTGCACGCGAGGTCGTTACAGTCTTCCAATAAGAAGTC
Coding sequences within:
- a CDS encoding phosphomannomutase/phosphoglucomutase → MSVLTNKANAIAKHVFREYDIRGVVGEEIHESFAYWLGRAFARRVREEGQRTVVVGRDNRQSSPALARAVAAGLSDEQCEVLDIGEVTSPIFYFSLEHLDVPSGIMITASHNPPNENGFKVAQNKTTLFGKSVKNLYNEMVAVAEETGPKPVIRQDAPTKAVDIRTPYLNMLQQKIQLGDRKLKVVVDCGNGTASSFAPEALKRWGCEVVPLYCTSDPTFPNHHPDPVDPDNLKDLIRVVKETGADLGIAFDGDGDRLGVVDETGCIRWGDQLMILYWREILPKYPGCDAFVEVKCSQALVEEIKRLGGKPQFHRTGHSHIKATLRRTNAPFAGEMSGHLFFNDEYYGFDDALYAAGRLLRILSRDTRPLSALFADVPQYHATPETRVTCEESQKSLVIEQVKEHFAKRYPIVDVDGARIQFPSGWALVRSSNTQPILVLRAEADSAESLEEIKREVADVVRSCGITSTIPW
- a CDS encoding type I phosphomannose isomerase catalytic subunit, coding for MNPCEPVKFTPIAVPRIWGGHTLKTWFGTDTNQPIGEYWVVSSHPHGTSVVEQGAFQGNTLSDLVREHPEAYLGDSPQPRFPLLIKFIEAAQDLSVQVHPDDEYARRVESDFGKTEAWYVLDCPDDGRVIYGHHFKSRQEYMQAVEEKRVKSYLEYVPISPGRLVFVPSRTMHALLAGTVVLEIQQTSDVTYRVYDWDRVDEHGRSRELHVEKAADVLQYGSQPNPFPAAQEIPAAAGMRGSRLAACPYFTIDKWNLQSGRHSFVHGRKGNPDIVIVTGGQGSLHWPDGDMPLRRGDAVIVPATLSDYAVSCVGEMELIRVFY